The following proteins are encoded in a genomic region of Arachis stenosperma cultivar V10309 chromosome 4, arast.V10309.gnm1.PFL2, whole genome shotgun sequence:
- the LOC130973084 gene encoding protein SCO1 homolog 1, mitochondrial, with product MASMLSAKTNNLRYAARILQNHGRPTSLSPPFSHHLYHRSTHPHLVGNQGYGNGYLMLYQRLLSGTNASNAKEEKPAQGTSEKGDSGEGRESGNERDQKSDAGKSVRGSPISWLSFLLLVVTGAGLVVYYDREKKRHIEEIRIASEAVKQGPSAGKAAIGGPFHLINHDGKYVTEKDFVGKWTLLYFGFTHCPDICPDELVKLAAAVDKIKAKAGIEIVPVFISVDPERDTVEQVREYVKEFHPSLIGLTGTPEEIKSVARAYRVYYMKTAEEDSDYLVDHSIVMYLMGPNMEFVKFFGKNNDVDSLTDGIIKEIKQYKK from the exons ATGGCGTCCATGCTTTCTGCCAAGACCAACAACCTGCGTTACGCTGCTCGCATTCTTCAAAACCATGGCAGACCCACGTCGCTCTCTCCACCATTCTCCCATCATCTTTATCACCGTTCAACTCACCCTCACCTG GTTGGGAACCAAGGTTATGGTAATGGGTACTTGATGTTGTATCAGAGGCTTCTATCGGGAACTAATGCTAGTAATGCTAAAGAAGAAAAGCCAGCACAAGGTACCTCTGAAAAAGGTGATTCTGGTGAAGGAAGAGAGTCTGGGAACGAACGAGATCAGAAAAGTGATGCTGGGAAATCAGTTCGTGGATCG CCTATTTCTTGGTTGAGTTTTCTTTTGCTGGTTGTCACTGGAGCTGGATTGGTAGTATACTACGACCGGGAAAAGAAACGACATATTGAAG AAATACGTATTGCTTCTGAGGCAGTTAAGCAGGGACCTTCGGCAGGAAAAGCTGCAATTGGGGGGCCATTTCACCTTATCAACCACGATGGGAAATATGTAACTGAAAAGGACTTCGTGGGCAAATGGACGCTGTTATACTTTGGCTTCACACATTGCCCAGATATCTGCCCTGATGAACTAGTGAAGTTAGCAGCTGCTGTTGATAAAATAA AGGCGAAAGCCGGAATTGAAATTGTACCAGTTTTTATCTCTGTTGATCCTGAGAGGGATACTGTTGAACAAGTGCGGGAATATGTCAAAG AATTCCATCCATCATTGATTGGGTTAACTGGTACCCCAGAAGAAATAAAAAGTGTAGCCCGTGCATATCGTGTTTATTATATGAAGACAGCAGAGGAAGATTCAGATTATCTTGTTGACCACTCCATAGTTAT GTACTTGATGGGGCCTAACATGGAATTTGTGAAGTTTTTTGGCAAGAACAATGATGTTGACTCTCTGACTGATGGAATAATCAAAGAGATAAAGCAGTATAAGAAGTAA